The genomic stretch ACCACGATTTAATATAAGTTTAGTATAAAGTGTTGTCTAGAATACTAATGAGAATTTATAATACTGATAAATAAGTCTTTACGATCAGTTATATTGCTACATAGCATTTGAAAGGTATATGGATTCGAACTACGACAAAATCCTCGTCAGCCATAATAAATGGTGTGCAGCCCAGTGCTTAATCCACTTGATTATTGAGCTTACAAACAGTATTTCTTTTATCTATCAATGCACTCAAGTGCGTATACAAATCGTAATTATTGATTTGAAAATTTATTAAACGCGAGGTTTTAGCTATAGTACGTTTCGGTAGTTATCCTACCAGAAATTTTCTTTTGTAAACTACATATTCCTAGGAATATATATACAAGTATGCTTGGTTGTCATTATCGTATCTATGATACCTGTGTAATAATCATAAAGGGTACCCGACAGCGAGAGGAACTGTCAAGTTTATATTAATTTCCCTTACTCACAACTAACTAACGAGTGTCTCTGATTTAACATGCAATCATGTAAATGCTACGCGAACTACGACAAAATCCTCGTGAACTACGACAAAATCCTCGTGAAAATCGGCCGCGTCTGCCTTATTTAACCTATTTTCTTTTTTGCTTTTTGCTTTTTTTTTGATTACTCTACATAATCTGTAAACTTTAAGACTATTTTTATCCACATTTTTTTTAAAACTTTCTTTACCCTATCACAAATTTTGAGATTTTTTAGTATATTTAATATTTATGAAAACGCGCAACTAATTGATATTCAATTAGTTGCCTTCTCCAACTACGACAAAATCCTCGTGAACTACGACAAAATCCTCGTGGAACTACGACAAAATCCTCGTGAACTACGACAAAATCCTCGTGGAACTACGACAAAATCCTCGTGAACTACGACAAAGAACTACGACCGTCGCTTTTCATTGTCGCAATTGTTGATAACTTGCGATTCTAATCGATAGAGTAGCAGAAATATGGATCTGGATAACAAACTGATCGTACAGGATAATGCCATTACTAGCGCCCGCTATGAGATGAATGCGCTGGAAAAAAACATTATCTATATGATGATGTCACAGCTCCGCAAGGATGATACGGCTGATACTATCTATTATGTTTCTGTACGGGAGCTTATGGAAAAAACGGCTACTCGAAACTCCTATGAGGATTTTAAACGAGCTACTGAGCAGTTGATCGGTCGAGTCTTACAGATTCACCGGCCTAATGGGAATTTGTTGCAGGTATCGATGATTTCGTCAGCCGAATACATTGCTGGGCAGGGTGTAATTGAAATTGGCCTTGATCCCAAGATTCGCCCTTTCTTCTTCGATCTTAAACAAAACTTTACGGCGTTTCAGCTTCACATGGCTCTTAGCTTGGACAGTAAGTATGCCAAGCGGGTGTATGAGATGTTAGCCCAGTACAAAAATCTGGGCCAGCTAACCATCGAGGTAGTCGAATTGAAACGTCGCCTGTACCTCTACGATGAAAAGACCGGGGTCGAGCAGTACAGGAACTGGGCCGACTTCGAGCGACGTATACTGAGCGTCGCTCAAAAAGAGATCAACGAAAAAACGGACCTGAGAGTAACCTACACCACAGTTAAGCAGGGACGTCGGGTATCAGAGCTTCATTTCGCCATTCAGGCTGGCCCCCAGCAGATCATAATCGATTACAAAGACGAAGATACAACGCTGTTTGGTAGACTGGTCAATGAGTTTCGCTTGCGTAAGGAGCAGGCCCAGGCAATACTGGACAAAATGAGTTCCGCCGAGATCACCAAACGATTGTACGAAATTCAGCTAATG from Spirosoma oryzicola encodes the following:
- a CDS encoding replication initiation protein, translated to MDLDNKLIVQDNAITSARYEMNALEKNIIYMMMSQLRKDDTADTIYYVSVRELMEKTATRNSYEDFKRATEQLIGRVLQIHRPNGNLLQVSMISSAEYIAGQGVIEIGLDPKIRPFFFDLKQNFTAFQLHMALSLDSKYAKRVYEMLAQYKNLGQLTIEVVELKRRLYLYDEKTGVEQYRNWADFERRILSVAQKEINEKTDLRVTYTTVKQGRRVSELHFAIQAGPQQIIIDYKDEDTTLFGRLVNEFRLRKEQAQAILDKMSSAEITKRLYEIQLMRSDNKIQNIGGYTAKAFGV